A genome region from Alistipes dispar includes the following:
- a CDS encoding FecR family protein, with the protein MDAQNRHIDRLIARHLDGGSLSDAEQAELLDWLRSSEEHRHSYLEAYDAWGGRHLSDTRFDAEAAYRCLTERIAGPEGHPAAPVVRRSRAVRRRLVGTACAAVCTALLVTGFFLRGKAERQIPDIREFVQTAEAPVYTGKEARLVLSERRTVRIEEKRSSIRYDAAEIHINEDAREPIEKKEVAAFNQLLVPYGKQTTLTLADGTRVWVNAGSWLIYPSAFGDDSREIYAEGEIYIEVAHDAARPFTVHTGKMDVRVLGTRFYLSSYGRDRTQEVVLRSGSVSVAPAGAPERGIRIVPDQRASLDTAGTFRIREVRAEDYISWIHGYYRFDNTPLSDVLARLARYYNRTFDCSPEVGVMTISGKLELNDDPGEVLRILSLTAPIRFRVSENGFRLSSVQTLRKEHDDNPNRMPMENRNPN; encoded by the coding sequence ATGGACGCGCAAAACCGACATATCGACCGACTGATCGCCCGCCACCTCGACGGCGGGAGCCTTTCCGATGCCGAGCAGGCCGAACTCCTCGACTGGCTCCGCTCTTCGGAGGAGCACCGCCACAGCTACCTCGAGGCTTACGACGCATGGGGCGGGAGGCACTTGTCCGACACCCGCTTCGATGCAGAAGCGGCCTACCGCTGCCTCACGGAACGGATCGCAGGACCGGAGGGGCATCCCGCTGCGCCGGTCGTCCGGCGCAGCCGCGCGGTCCGGCGGCGTCTCGTCGGAACCGCTTGCGCGGCCGTCTGCACCGCGCTGCTGGTCACCGGATTCTTCCTCCGCGGCAAGGCGGAGCGGCAAATCCCTGACATCCGGGAGTTCGTCCAAACGGCGGAGGCTCCCGTCTATACCGGAAAGGAGGCGCGGCTCGTCCTCTCGGAGCGGAGGACGGTGCGGATCGAGGAGAAGAGATCTTCGATCCGTTACGATGCCGCCGAGATCCATATCAACGAAGACGCCCGGGAGCCGATCGAGAAAAAGGAGGTGGCCGCATTCAACCAACTGCTCGTCCCCTACGGCAAGCAGACGACTCTGACGCTGGCCGACGGCACCCGCGTGTGGGTGAATGCCGGATCGTGGCTGATCTACCCCTCGGCATTCGGCGACGACAGCCGCGAGATCTACGCCGAAGGCGAAATCTATATCGAGGTGGCCCACGATGCCGCACGTCCCTTCACCGTGCACACCGGGAAAATGGACGTCCGCGTGCTGGGAACCCGGTTCTACCTCTCCTCCTACGGGCGCGACCGGACTCAGGAGGTGGTGCTCCGCTCGGGATCGGTGAGCGTTGCGCCGGCCGGCGCCCCCGAGCGCGGCATCCGGATCGTGCCCGACCAGCGCGCTTCGCTCGACACGGCCGGCACGTTCCGCATCCGCGAGGTGCGTGCCGAAGATTACATCAGTTGGATCCACGGATACTACCGCTTCGACAACACGCCGCTCTCCGACGTGCTCGCACGGCTCGCGCGGTATTACAACCGGACGTTCGACTGTTCCCCCGAAGTCGGTGTCATGACCATTTCGGGAAAACTCGAACTCAACGACGATCCCGGCGAGGTGCTGCGTATCCTCTCGCTCACGGCCCCGATCCGTTTCCGGGTCTCCGAGAATGGATTCCGGCTCTCCTCGGTACAAACCCTCCGAAAAGAACACGACGACAACCCAAACCGAATGCCTATGGAAAACCGCAACCCGAACTGA
- a CDS encoding glycoside hydrolase family 97 protein yields the protein MNLKPLLLMLGLACIPATLAAQKIYSLSSPDGNLRTTVTVGEEIRVALDAGDTPLLAPSPVSMTLEDGEVLGRNARVVRAEKNSVDRTIASPFYKKSRVGERYNQLTLSFRGDFGLVFRLYDDGLAYRFTTDREGTLRIGDECVAFSFPADCRAVVPYVARGRDFDFESQFFNSFENTYTTARITELNPGRLIFLPALVELDGGYKLVITEADLEGYPGLYLRGNGETPELRGVFAPYPKREEQGGHNRLQMLVREREGYIASTVGKRAFPWRTVVVAREDRELLDNDMIYRLAPESRIEDTSWIRPGKVAWDWWNDWNLYGVDFEAGINNETYKYYIDFASRNGVEYVILDEGWAVNEKADLMQVVPEIDLRELVAYARERNVGIILWAGYHAFERDMEQVVSHFARMGVKGFKVDFMDRDDQKIVDFLYRAARVCAEHRMLLDFHGIFKPTGLSRTWPNVVNYEGVFGLEQMKWSPETVDQVTYDVTMPFIRMVAGAMDYTQGAMRNAARRNYRPVNTEPMSQGTRCRQLAEYIVFESPLNMLCDSPSNYLEEPECFGFIAAVPTVWDRTVALDGKLGERIAVARQSGDMWYVGALTNWDAREAVLDLSFLEGDGWKVESFSDGRNAHRAACDYVMRTEPLPADKKLTVRMAPGGGFAARIYR from the coding sequence ATGAACCTCAAACCGCTTCTGCTGATGCTCGGCCTGGCCTGCATCCCCGCGACCCTCGCGGCACAGAAAATCTATTCGCTGTCCTCGCCGGACGGCAACCTCCGCACGACGGTGACCGTCGGGGAGGAGATCCGCGTGGCTCTCGATGCCGGCGACACGCCGCTGCTCGCTCCGTCGCCCGTCTCCATGACCCTCGAAGACGGCGAGGTGCTCGGGCGGAACGCCCGTGTCGTCCGGGCGGAAAAGAACTCCGTCGATCGGACGATCGCCTCGCCCTTCTACAAGAAAAGCCGGGTCGGGGAGCGTTACAACCAACTGACGCTCTCGTTCCGCGGCGACTTCGGCCTTGTCTTCCGTCTCTACGACGACGGATTGGCCTACCGCTTCACCACCGACCGGGAGGGCACGCTCCGCATCGGGGACGAATGCGTTGCCTTCTCCTTCCCAGCGGATTGCCGGGCCGTCGTACCCTATGTCGCACGCGGCCGGGATTTCGATTTCGAGAGCCAGTTCTTCAACTCGTTCGAGAACACCTACACCACGGCCCGGATCACGGAGCTCAACCCCGGAAGGCTGATCTTCCTCCCGGCGCTCGTCGAGCTCGACGGAGGCTACAAACTGGTCATAACGGAGGCCGATCTCGAAGGCTATCCGGGGCTCTACCTGCGCGGCAACGGCGAAACGCCCGAACTGCGCGGCGTTTTCGCCCCCTATCCCAAGCGCGAGGAGCAGGGAGGGCACAACCGGTTGCAGATGCTCGTGCGCGAGCGTGAGGGGTACATCGCCTCGACCGTCGGCAAGCGGGCGTTTCCGTGGCGCACGGTCGTCGTCGCCAGGGAGGACCGCGAGCTGCTCGACAACGACATGATCTACCGTCTGGCGCCCGAATCCAGGATCGAAGACACATCGTGGATCAGGCCCGGAAAGGTGGCGTGGGACTGGTGGAACGACTGGAATCTCTACGGCGTGGACTTCGAGGCCGGCATCAACAACGAGACCTACAAGTACTATATCGACTTCGCTTCGCGGAACGGCGTCGAATACGTGATCCTCGACGAAGGGTGGGCCGTGAACGAGAAGGCCGACCTGATGCAGGTGGTGCCCGAAATCGACCTCCGCGAGTTGGTGGCATACGCCCGTGAACGGAACGTCGGAATCATCCTTTGGGCCGGTTACCATGCTTTCGAACGCGACATGGAACAGGTCGTGAGCCACTTCGCCCGAATGGGCGTCAAGGGCTTCAAGGTCGATTTCATGGACCGCGACGACCAGAAGATCGTCGATTTTCTCTACCGCGCCGCACGCGTCTGCGCCGAGCACCGCATGCTGCTCGACTTCCATGGCATCTTCAAGCCGACGGGTCTGAGCCGCACGTGGCCCAATGTGGTCAATTACGAGGGTGTCTTCGGTCTCGAACAGATGAAGTGGTCGCCCGAGACGGTCGATCAGGTGACCTACGATGTCACCATGCCCTTCATCCGTATGGTCGCCGGAGCGATGGACTACACGCAGGGCGCCATGCGCAATGCTGCGCGGCGGAACTACCGCCCGGTCAATACGGAGCCGATGAGCCAGGGCACCCGCTGCCGCCAACTGGCCGAATACATCGTCTTCGAATCGCCGCTCAACATGCTCTGCGACTCGCCGTCGAACTACCTCGAGGAGCCCGAATGCTTCGGCTTCATCGCCGCCGTACCGACCGTCTGGGACCGCACGGTCGCACTCGACGGCAAGCTCGGCGAACGGATAGCCGTCGCCCGGCAGTCGGGCGACATGTGGTACGTCGGGGCGCTGACGAACTGGGACGCCCGTGAAGCGGTGCTCGACCTCTCGTTCCTCGAGGGCGACGGCTGGAAGGTCGAGAGTTTCAGCGACGGCAGGAACGCCCACCGCGCCGCCTGCGACTACGTGATGCGGACGGAGCCTCTGCCCGCGGACAAGAAACTGACGGTGCGGATGGCCCCCGGAGGCGGATTCGCCGCCCGGATCTACCGGTAA